In a single window of the Blastopirellula retiformator genome:
- the hemA gene encoding glutamyl-tRNA reductase: MMKLQMIGLSHHNASVEVRERLAFSPDQAQAALQTFRDRYPDIETVLLSTCNRTEIYTAAIDGNVCPTHHDMVQFWADFHHVEPQDVFDNVLERTGEDVVRHLFTVAASLDSMVVGEAQILSQVKQAYDLSTQTDSAGTLTHSCFQAAIRVAKRVSNETTIHKKRVSIPSVAVSDFARNVFDRFDDKQVLIIGAGEMAEETARYLVDVGAKSFTVVNRSLDRGARLAASFNGRALPWDQLNKAIVNADLIVSTTGATEPIVRLEEYKQLEAARFQRTLFVLDLAIPRDFDPRISERVGVYLFSIDDLRHTCDKNRAAREREWPKAERIIEDETAKFMADLNHRATAPTIRRLKQRSDELKEEELKRLLNKLGDIDPKMADEITRSFDRLVNKLLHPPLESLRDEAGSGSSDGLLDALKRLFRLYD; this comes from the coding sequence ATGATGAAGCTGCAGATGATCGGTCTGAGCCATCACAATGCGTCGGTCGAAGTGCGCGAGCGGTTGGCGTTTAGCCCCGATCAGGCACAAGCGGCGCTGCAAACCTTCCGCGATCGCTATCCCGATATCGAGACAGTGCTGCTGTCGACCTGCAATCGGACCGAGATCTACACGGCGGCGATCGACGGCAACGTCTGCCCGACGCATCACGACATGGTGCAGTTTTGGGCCGACTTTCATCATGTCGAACCGCAGGACGTGTTCGACAATGTGCTGGAGCGGACCGGCGAAGATGTCGTACGGCATCTGTTTACGGTGGCGGCCAGTCTCGACAGCATGGTCGTCGGCGAAGCGCAGATCTTGTCGCAAGTGAAACAGGCGTACGATCTGTCGACGCAAACCGACAGCGCCGGCACGCTGACGCACAGTTGCTTTCAAGCGGCGATCCGCGTCGCCAAGCGCGTCAGCAACGAAACGACGATCCACAAGAAGCGGGTCAGCATTCCCAGCGTTGCGGTCAGCGATTTCGCCAGAAACGTGTTTGACCGGTTTGACGACAAACAGGTGCTGATCATCGGCGCCGGCGAAATGGCGGAGGAGACGGCGCGATACCTGGTCGACGTCGGCGCGAAGTCGTTTACGGTCGTCAATCGTAGTCTCGACCGCGGGGCGCGGCTGGCGGCCAGCTTTAATGGGCGAGCGCTGCCGTGGGATCAATTGAACAAGGCGATCGTTAACGCTGACCTGATCGTCTCGACCACCGGCGCCACCGAGCCGATCGTGCGGTTGGAAGAATACAAACAGCTGGAAGCGGCGCGGTTCCAGCGGACGCTGTTCGTCCTGGACCTGGCGATCCCCCGCGACTTTGATCCGCGAATTTCCGAACGAGTCGGCGTCTATCTCTTTTCGATCGACGACCTGCGGCATACCTGCGACAAGAACCGGGCGGCTCGCGAGCGCGAATGGCCCAAGGCGGAGCGGATCATCGAGGATGAGACCGCCAAGTTTATGGCCGACCTCAACCATCGCGCCACCGCTCCGACGATTCGCCGTTTGAAGCAGCGTTCGGACGAGTTGAAGGAAGAGGAGCTGAAGCGGCTGCTGAACAAGCTGGGGGATATTGACCCGAAAATGGCGGACGAGATCACCCGTTCGTTTGATCGCCTGGTCAACAAGCTGCTGCATCCG
- the ccsA gene encoding cytochrome c biogenesis protein CcsA, with protein MLSGITIFCFAASYGVALLLEIVRLFFRAQMRAILSVGFMAAGLIAHTIYLVGEQNGLVEAGPISSWHHWCLIVAWVLAATYLAMSLTNPQTALGLFMIPPILLLLGMAYWMDQVAPFDPQNRVRPLQIIHGVLLLAGTATVFLGFATGIMYLIQSYRLKHKMLQREGFKLPSLEWLQNFNRRTMIVSTCLLAGGLLAGVLLKIDRETSSFPWSDPVVWSSGLLFLWLVAATTFELIYKPARQGQKIAYLTLANFLFLGLVLGLILFGPTQHARAANGQATKQPIEQPAPVAPPTEEAPA; from the coding sequence ATGCTCTCCGGCATTACGATCTTTTGCTTTGCGGCCAGTTATGGGGTCGCCCTCCTGCTCGAAATCGTGCGGCTCTTCTTCCGTGCGCAAATGCGGGCAATTCTGTCGGTCGGCTTTATGGCGGCCGGCCTGATCGCCCACACCATTTACCTGGTCGGCGAGCAAAACGGCTTGGTCGAGGCGGGGCCAATTTCGTCGTGGCATCACTGGTGCCTGATTGTGGCCTGGGTGCTGGCGGCGACCTATCTGGCGATGTCGCTGACCAATCCGCAAACGGCGCTGGGGCTATTTATGATCCCGCCGATTTTGCTGCTGCTGGGGATGGCGTACTGGATGGACCAGGTGGCGCCGTTCGATCCGCAGAACCGCGTTCGCCCACTGCAGATCATCCATGGGGTGCTGCTGCTGGCGGGCACGGCGACAGTCTTCTTGGGGTTTGCGACCGGCATCATGTATTTGATCCAGTCGTACCGACTAAAGCATAAGATGCTGCAGCGGGAAGGCTTTAAGCTGCCAAGTCTGGAATGGCTGCAGAATTTCAATCGCCGCACGATGATCGTTTCGACCTGCTTGCTCGCCGGCGGTCTGCTGGCGGGCGTATTGTTGAAGATCGATCGCGAAACGAGCAGCTTCCCTTGGAGCGATCCGGTCGTCTGGAGCAGCGGACTGTTGTTCTTGTGGTTGGTCGCGGCGACGACATTTGAACTGATCTACAAGCCGGCGCGGCAGGGGCAAAAGATCGCCTACCTGACGCTGGCGAACTTTTTGTTCTTGGGACTGGTGCTGGGGCTGATCTTGTTCGGCCCGACGCAGCATGCCCGCGCCGCCAATGGTCAGGCGACCAAGCAACCGATCGAGCAGCCAGCGCCGGTCGCTCCTCCGACCGAGGAGGCGCCAGCATGA
- a CDS encoding VOC family protein has product MSIVCLGVRDFARSYQFYSDLGFKTTAKPTDPIAFFSAGGVVLSIFPLEQLAADIGPNVPVPQPGFGGITLAHNTRTKEEVDQVMAQAQQLGAKIVKPPHETNWGGYSGYFTDPDGYHWEVAHGAMWKFDERGCLILE; this is encoded by the coding sequence ATGAGCATCGTTTGTCTGGGTGTTCGCGACTTCGCCCGATCGTACCAGTTTTATAGTGACCTCGGCTTTAAAACGACGGCCAAACCAACCGATCCGATCGCATTTTTCTCGGCCGGGGGCGTGGTCCTTTCGATTTTTCCGCTCGAGCAGCTCGCCGCCGATATCGGCCCCAATGTCCCCGTGCCGCAGCCCGGCTTCGGCGGCATCACCCTGGCCCACAATACCCGCACCAAAGAAGAAGTCGACCAGGTCATGGCCCAAGCCCAGCAGCTAGGCGCCAAAATCGTCAAACCCCCGCACGAAACCAACTGGGGCGGCTACAGCGGCTATTTCACGGACCCCGATGGTTATCACTGGGAAGTGGCGCATGGGGCGATGTGGAAGTTTGATGAACGGGGGTGTTTGATTCTGGAGTAG
- a CDS encoding tetratricopeptide repeat protein: MLLEAARNAVALGDLNVAAERFETLLNSYPHDLEGRLEFAGILLRLGRQQEAIANYRQVLKLDPRNTQASLTLADLLIGQHQLEEANALLASQLQLDPNNVSVALRLASVFLQMGHRAAAMETLHQSVLKNQLSNADRILAAKVLRALNDPTAALQMLAPLIQHQTLGHDGLKLALRCQVSLGNYDAMQQLAAQYTEAKPDNISTLLELSSDLLDEEDSLAALFILEIIATQVPPDSEVLTLLARARVAQYQLPLAQLMIEEFKHLIPERDRILLWGEILQRSGNYLEAISDFEQILLEEPNNRRAIYGKAQLLQALGQYDAAEATLRCYSQTFPQELGPRFRLAQLLIDQQHLDQAEFIYQEIIAEEPGVVFAYRGLLRLLIRQQRYDEAAALIHQLQRTRPFEPLLTSTLRIEQGLLLAKLGQAIEAIELLRNHEPASRTQLPDGFLVMYQAACFVGEPSQIEAAKASLLGCCGQSLELSIRMSDEALAQCLDSLAACILEQASQISSGQISIAVRLADAYAAGSCMPDLCRAAEIYRSVITLSPTNARARIGLARVLLKMDQPVESAAIYARLNQDMPTFVTARREYARVTYAVDGRRAGDAVYSALLRDAPSAASMSVQPIHVGPALTLSARQPNPMNVTSAISLERQAKSCKDWRPSQAICDYQSLIAVEPANEDAYFDLGQQYLAKRRTCAAMNTYKELLYVNPCNQPAGIALSGISRDVQPRGTFDFLYFGQSGRNGLANINRVSLEWGAEIPLGDVDQFLRFDYAHLIYDPKTTDTVLGNSFGAGIHQRFWDDFRYFAEMDVQVFDDGFSPRPVFNTGVSVDTWCDGRFEIGGFLENVAENSESIAQDIYMGGGRLAGCIMPTSWWTAQSRYRFSGYSDHNVRHDLFVHNRVQLMKAPHELNLLADYDFLSFDEGSIFGPGPGIAGTVHPYFAPSGFSQVSLGLEYKLHLSRYDFEGAPQRWVSLEYRGQWDSQGQFYNIGRVRGYCDIYGRLAAGVETSLTRSAVYNNDVAYAYLILWFP, from the coding sequence GTGCTGCTCGAAGCTGCTCGCAATGCGGTGGCCCTGGGCGATCTGAATGTCGCGGCTGAGCGTTTCGAGACGCTGCTCAATAGCTATCCCCATGATCTAGAAGGACGTCTGGAATTTGCGGGAATACTTCTCCGCTTGGGTCGCCAACAGGAAGCGATTGCCAATTATCGCCAGGTTCTCAAGTTAGATCCGCGGAACACGCAAGCCTCGCTCACGCTGGCCGACTTGTTGATCGGTCAGCATCAGCTCGAAGAAGCAAACGCACTTCTCGCTAGTCAACTTCAGCTTGATCCGAACAATGTCTCGGTGGCGCTCCGTTTGGCGAGTGTCTTCCTTCAAATGGGGCATCGCGCCGCAGCGATGGAAACGCTCCATCAGTCGGTCTTGAAGAACCAGCTCTCCAATGCTGATCGCATCTTGGCTGCTAAGGTGCTACGCGCCTTGAACGATCCGACCGCGGCGCTGCAGATGCTAGCCCCGTTGATCCAGCATCAAACCCTCGGCCACGATGGACTTAAGCTGGCGCTGAGGTGTCAGGTATCGTTGGGCAACTACGATGCCATGCAGCAACTCGCTGCGCAGTACACTGAGGCCAAGCCGGACAACATCAGCACGCTGCTTGAGCTGAGTTCTGATCTACTGGACGAAGAAGATTCTTTAGCCGCGTTGTTCATCCTGGAAATCATCGCGACGCAGGTTCCTCCCGACAGCGAGGTCCTAACGCTCCTGGCTCGAGCACGCGTTGCTCAATATCAGCTTCCGCTCGCCCAACTGATGATCGAAGAGTTCAAGCATCTGATTCCAGAAAGGGATCGCATCTTACTTTGGGGCGAAATTCTGCAGCGGTCCGGCAACTATCTCGAAGCGATCTCCGACTTCGAACAGATCCTGCTGGAGGAACCGAATAACCGGCGAGCCATTTACGGGAAAGCCCAGTTGCTGCAAGCGTTGGGACAGTATGACGCCGCGGAAGCGACGTTGCGGTGCTACTCTCAGACTTTTCCGCAAGAACTGGGGCCACGTTTCCGCTTGGCTCAATTGTTGATCGACCAGCAGCATCTTGATCAAGCCGAGTTCATCTATCAAGAGATTATCGCCGAAGAGCCGGGCGTCGTATTCGCCTACCGTGGGCTGCTAAGGCTACTGATTCGTCAACAACGCTACGATGAAGCCGCGGCACTGATTCATCAACTGCAGCGAACGCGTCCCTTCGAACCGCTGCTGACGTCAACGCTTCGCATTGAACAAGGGCTTCTATTGGCAAAGCTGGGCCAGGCGATCGAAGCGATTGAACTGCTGAGAAATCATGAGCCTGCCTCACGGACGCAACTGCCAGACGGATTCCTGGTGATGTATCAGGCCGCATGTTTCGTTGGCGAACCGAGCCAAATTGAAGCCGCCAAGGCAAGCTTATTGGGGTGCTGCGGGCAGTCTCTAGAACTCTCGATACGGATGTCGGACGAGGCGCTCGCACAGTGTCTCGACTCACTGGCGGCGTGTATCCTCGAGCAAGCCAGTCAAATAAGTTCGGGTCAGATCTCGATTGCCGTTCGACTTGCTGACGCTTACGCGGCCGGCAGTTGCATGCCGGACTTGTGCCGCGCGGCGGAGATTTATCGGAGCGTCATCACTCTTTCGCCCACCAATGCCCGAGCCCGGATAGGGCTTGCACGAGTTCTCTTGAAGATGGATCAACCGGTCGAATCGGCGGCCATTTATGCTCGGTTGAATCAAGACATGCCGACCTTTGTAACCGCCCGCCGAGAGTATGCTCGGGTGACGTATGCGGTGGATGGCCGCAGGGCCGGTGACGCGGTCTATTCGGCGCTGCTGCGTGATGCTCCGTCGGCTGCTTCGATGTCGGTTCAACCGATACATGTCGGGCCGGCGTTAACGCTTTCTGCTCGACAGCCGAATCCGATGAACGTGACCAGCGCGATCTCTCTGGAACGCCAGGCGAAGTCTTGTAAGGATTGGCGGCCGAGCCAGGCAATCTGTGACTACCAATCGTTGATCGCCGTGGAACCAGCGAATGAAGACGCCTACTTCGATCTGGGACAGCAATACTTGGCAAAGCGGCGCACATGCGCGGCGATGAATACCTACAAGGAACTGCTCTACGTTAACCCTTGCAACCAGCCAGCTGGAATCGCTTTGTCAGGCATCAGCCGCGATGTGCAGCCAAGAGGTACGTTTGACTTCCTCTACTTCGGACAAAGTGGGCGAAACGGCCTGGCCAATATCAATCGCGTCTCTCTGGAATGGGGAGCGGAGATTCCGCTAGGCGATGTCGATCAGTTCCTTCGCTTCGACTACGCTCATCTGATTTACGATCCGAAAACGACCGACACCGTTTTGGGGAATTCCTTCGGAGCCGGCATTCACCAGCGATTCTGGGATGACTTTCGCTACTTCGCCGAGATGGATGTCCAAGTCTTCGATGATGGATTCTCCCCACGACCGGTCTTCAATACCGGCGTGTCGGTAGACACCTGGTGCGATGGCCGGTTTGAGATTGGCGGCTTTCTGGAAAATGTCGCCGAGAATAGCGAGTCGATCGCCCAAGACATCTACATGGGAGGCGGTCGCTTGGCGGGATGCATAATGCCGACCTCGTGGTGGACCGCCCAAAGCCGATATAGATTCAGCGGCTACTCCGATCACAACGTCCGGCACGATCTATTCGTACACAATCGTGTCCAACTGATGAAAGCTCCGCACGAGCTGAACCTGCTGGCGGACTACGACTTCCTATCATTTGACGAAGGTTCGATCTTCGGTCCAGGACCTGGCATCGCAGGGACCGTTCACCCCTACTTTGCTCCCTCCGGTTTCTCGCAAGTCAGCCTCGGGCTCGAGTACAAGCTGCACCTTAGCCGATACGACTTCGAAGGCGCGCCGCAGCGTTGGGTTTCGCTCGAGTATCGTGGGCAATGGGACTCGCAAGGACAATTCTATAACATCGGGCGCGTGCGTGGCTATTGTGACATCTACGGTCGTCTAGCCGCCGGGGTTGAAACGAGCCTTACCCGTTCGGCGGTTTATAATAACGATGTCGCTTATGCCTACTTGATCCTCTGGTTCCCGTAG
- a CDS encoding tetratricopeptide repeat-containing glycosyltransferase yields the protein MTDRQTASHFSPGLRQLMIVLAVISATTYLAYRVLYTINFESTYAIIASVMLLGAEFWGVFLMYLYFMQVWRQIDPEPIPPLENRSVDVFLPTYNEDVQLLQGSINALNQLDYPHTTYVLDDGHRPAVDKLCREMGVNYISRDTNIHAKAGNLNHALDQTNGEFVVIFDADHIARPNFISRTLGYFADDKLAFVQTPHAFYNFDSFQSHVDFKRGIYWEEGQLFYNVIQPGKNAWNANVFCGSAAIFRRKALEDVGLIATETITEDMHTGLRLHAKGWKSLFVNERMIAAQAAPDITTFAAQRLRWGEGNLSIFAYDNPLTLKGLTLGQRLNYLGSMLGWTTGPAKALLYAAPILMLLTGVSPVGQFTLTLLAVTLTYLLMTWTAVKVVSNGYGRLWDMEVQAMTNFWIQCCCLYRAIIHRGRGKFVVTNKRGRQSTKFTMLIAPHVSVITLGIAAIAWAAAKIYFGASNDYVALAVGGLIITVQSLMAFEVVRKAFRPADGRFSWRHPTNEVHIQYEGDGLKGQAISVDVNESGLGAIVYQPIPVGAIVTLNISSGTRQLTCQAEARSCWQLTEGQPGFQAFRAGFHFLNLSHSQVCDLWSISAEAAVDDQYKRLGPNAARHRRKNVMRLPIELATSEGAPTSINVVSSVLENESILFDSTSRLELTPQVFFRINSPVGAIEGMGKLEKTERSEEYRLRFMKFDNQSRSLLKSLQASERQSKTASALNPISKTAPRPLVRPLIHGGWMALAASVMCVLCAWHVWKDNYFLSTLGQDHQPISIQQRDKANAILANIMDAPLEKQSPALLFEARRALELLGEKERLDKLDQVLVKDFPNDVGLKLARASELSNQKEFAAAYDAFKEIGAATSAGEIKPSKTQQFQIDVGLARSAISIKKPEVAVAAYGKALRIKPDAEVSLELANVLFDQKQFAAVRELLAEIPPSFNAQQIQARLELAEGNPEGAVKLLSKLTEQHPDADELRSLFANALEDNGEYEQAIAQLQKLIDQGYQLTDTKLRLVNLLMTDKKFQQAVPLLDDLSQQIVQDSSLWPSYVNAVRHLKRPSPQMRSNLDAIYDKLTTQKGREPLKEDLAEYFASDDQLDRATKLMSQCMRDQPDNLHLRKRYAEMLHDAGQYVAADEQYQLLLKLVDSPNIQPVSIQRDPS from the coding sequence ATGACCGACCGACAAACAGCATCGCATTTTTCACCAGGACTCCGCCAACTGATGATCGTGCTGGCGGTCATTTCGGCGACCACCTACCTCGCTTACCGCGTATTATATACGATCAATTTCGAGAGCACCTACGCGATCATCGCCTCGGTCATGCTGCTGGGAGCCGAATTCTGGGGTGTGTTCTTAATGTACCTGTACTTCATGCAGGTTTGGCGGCAAATCGACCCCGAGCCGATACCGCCGCTCGAGAACCGATCGGTCGACGTCTTTCTTCCCACGTACAACGAAGATGTACAGCTCTTACAAGGCTCGATCAATGCGCTCAATCAGCTCGACTATCCGCATACGACGTACGTGCTGGACGACGGACATCGCCCTGCGGTCGATAAATTGTGTCGTGAAATGGGGGTCAATTACATCTCGCGCGATACAAATATTCATGCGAAAGCTGGTAACCTGAACCACGCGTTGGATCAAACTAACGGGGAGTTCGTGGTCATTTTCGACGCCGATCATATCGCTCGACCGAACTTCATCTCTCGTACGCTGGGTTATTTCGCGGACGACAAACTGGCCTTCGTGCAGACGCCGCATGCGTTCTATAACTTCGACAGTTTCCAATCGCATGTCGACTTCAAACGCGGAATCTATTGGGAAGAAGGGCAGCTTTTTTACAACGTGATCCAGCCAGGAAAGAACGCTTGGAATGCGAATGTGTTCTGCGGAAGCGCGGCGATCTTCCGCCGCAAGGCTTTGGAAGATGTCGGTCTGATCGCGACTGAAACGATTACCGAAGACATGCATACCGGGCTGCGGCTGCATGCCAAGGGTTGGAAGTCGTTGTTTGTGAACGAGCGGATGATCGCCGCCCAAGCCGCCCCCGATATCACGACCTTCGCTGCGCAGCGTTTGCGTTGGGGTGAAGGTAATCTCAGCATCTTCGCCTACGACAACCCGTTGACATTAAAGGGGCTGACGCTTGGACAGAGGTTGAACTATCTCGGCTCGATGCTGGGCTGGACGACCGGTCCGGCCAAGGCCTTGCTATATGCCGCACCGATCCTGATGTTACTGACGGGCGTCTCTCCTGTGGGGCAGTTCACACTAACGCTGCTGGCTGTGACGCTGACCTATCTACTGATGACCTGGACGGCAGTGAAAGTGGTAAGTAACGGATACGGTCGCTTATGGGATATGGAAGTTCAGGCAATGACCAACTTCTGGATTCAATGCTGCTGTCTATACCGCGCAATAATTCATCGGGGACGCGGGAAGTTCGTGGTGACGAACAAACGTGGGCGGCAAAGCACCAAATTCACGATGTTGATCGCTCCGCACGTGTCCGTGATCACCCTGGGCATAGCAGCGATCGCCTGGGCCGCGGCGAAGATCTACTTTGGCGCCAGTAACGACTATGTGGCGTTGGCCGTGGGTGGCTTGATTATCACGGTTCAATCGCTTATGGCCTTCGAAGTTGTCCGCAAGGCATTTCGTCCTGCCGATGGAAGATTCTCCTGGCGTCATCCAACCAATGAAGTTCACATTCAGTACGAAGGGGATGGTTTGAAAGGTCAGGCCATCAGCGTCGATGTGAACGAATCGGGCCTGGGAGCGATCGTCTATCAACCGATCCCCGTGGGGGCGATCGTCACTTTGAACATCTCTTCTGGCACTCGGCAGTTGACTTGCCAGGCCGAGGCGCGCAGTTGCTGGCAGCTAACGGAAGGACAACCAGGCTTTCAGGCATTCCGCGCAGGCTTTCACTTCTTGAACTTGTCTCATTCGCAGGTTTGCGATCTGTGGTCGATATCGGCGGAAGCGGCCGTCGACGATCAATACAAGCGTCTGGGGCCCAATGCCGCTCGTCACCGGCGTAAAAATGTCATGCGACTGCCCATCGAGTTGGCAACCAGTGAGGGAGCCCCAACTTCAATCAATGTGGTTTCTTCGGTTCTCGAAAATGAGTCGATCCTGTTTGATTCCACATCACGTTTGGAACTGACCCCGCAGGTCTTTTTCCGAATCAACTCTCCGGTCGGTGCGATTGAAGGCATGGGCAAGCTGGAGAAGACGGAGCGTTCCGAGGAGTATCGCCTACGTTTCATGAAGTTCGATAATCAGTCGCGGAGCTTGCTGAAGAGCCTGCAAGCGTCGGAGCGACAATCGAAGACGGCATCGGCGTTGAATCCAATTTCGAAGACGGCTCCGAGACCTTTGGTTCGCCCCTTGATTCATGGAGGCTGGATGGCCTTGGCGGCATCTGTCATGTGCGTGCTGTGCGCCTGGCATGTTTGGAAAGACAACTATTTCCTATCGACTTTGGGCCAGGACCATCAACCGATCAGTATCCAGCAGCGTGACAAGGCGAACGCCATTTTGGCGAACATCATGGATGCTCCCTTGGAAAAGCAAAGCCCGGCACTCCTCTTCGAGGCTCGTCGGGCGCTCGAATTACTGGGTGAGAAGGAGCGGCTGGACAAGCTTGATCAGGTTCTCGTGAAGGATTTCCCGAACGACGTGGGCTTGAAGCTGGCTCGTGCCAGTGAACTGAGTAATCAAAAGGAATTCGCCGCCGCCTACGACGCGTTCAAAGAGATCGGAGCCGCCACGTCGGCCGGAGAGATCAAACCGAGCAAAACGCAACAATTCCAGATTGATGTTGGTCTGGCTCGCAGCGCGATTTCGATTAAAAAACCAGAGGTCGCCGTGGCTGCCTATGGCAAAGCCTTGAGAATCAAGCCCGACGCCGAGGTCTCGCTTGAACTGGCCAACGTGCTGTTCGATCAGAAGCAATTCGCCGCCGTGCGCGAACTGCTTGCCGAGATACCTCCCAGCTTCAATGCCCAGCAGATTCAAGCTCGACTTGAGCTGGCCGAAGGCAATCCGGAAGGAGCCGTCAAGCTACTAAGCAAATTGACCGAGCAGCATCCTGATGCCGATGAATTACGAAGCCTGTTCGCCAATGCCCTTGAGGATAACGGCGAATACGAACAAGCAATCGCACAGCTCCAGAAGTTGATTGACCAGGGTTATCAACTCACGGATACAAAACTTCGGCTGGTGAATTTGTTGATGACCGACAAAAAGTTCCAGCAAGCAGTTCCGCTGCTGGATGATCTATCGCAACAGATCGTTCAAGACTCGTCGCTTTGGCCATCGTATGTGAATGCCGTGCGTCACTTGAAGCGGCCTTCGCCCCAGATGCGAAGCAACCTGGACGCCATCTACGATAAGCTGACGACCCAGAAAGGCCGTGAACCACTTAAGGAAGATCTTGCGGAGTACTTTGCCTCGGATGATCAATTGGATCGGGCAACCAAGTTGATGTCGCAATGCATGCGAGATCAGCCTGACAACTTGCATCTGCGAAAGCGATATGCGGAAATGCTGCACGACGCCGGTCAGTATGTAGCCGCCGACGAGCAGTACCAGTTGCTTTTGAAACTAGTTGACTCTCCCAATATACAGCCCGTTTCGATCCAGCGAGACCCAAGCTGA
- a CDS encoding glycoside hydrolase family 5 protein — translation MKLDRRMFTVGTATTLGLWSLGDLARGSSEDIGPQLGVGVSLAGPEFGTHDPQFSQANPGTLGRDYTFNSRQTVQYFFDHGVKSFRIPISWERLQPKLGGELDVVYFGGLQKLLSWITDVGGNAILDLHNYGRYRRSIDGRPIEAVLGESKKGKVLLSVEDLASVWRRIAQQLKGHYSIAAYGIMNEPHNLQGLDWATASNQVVAAIREVDQQRWISVSGIDWATSERFAEVNGEIAWINDPAQRTMYEAHAYFDSDASGKYAESFAEEAKRDPHIAQRPSKTLEPFLNWCQRNHVYGFVGEIGVPNEPQWLELLAEACRLIHEANASVSYWAAGEWWGDYPLSVQPKNFDAPLPAQMKTVVSNMG, via the coding sequence ATGAAGCTTGATCGAAGAATGTTCACCGTTGGGACGGCGACGACACTGGGCCTATGGAGCCTTGGGGATCTCGCGCGCGGGAGCAGCGAGGATATTGGTCCGCAGTTGGGTGTGGGCGTCAGTCTGGCGGGACCAGAGTTCGGCACACACGATCCGCAGTTCTCGCAAGCGAATCCCGGTACGCTTGGACGCGATTACACGTTCAATTCCCGCCAAACGGTTCAATACTTTTTCGACCACGGCGTGAAGAGTTTTCGCATCCCAATCAGCTGGGAAAGGCTCCAACCGAAACTAGGAGGAGAACTCGACGTCGTTTACTTTGGCGGCCTCCAGAAGCTGCTCTCGTGGATTACCGACGTCGGTGGGAACGCGATCCTCGACTTGCATAACTATGGGCGATACCGACGGTCGATCGATGGTCGTCCCATCGAAGCAGTCTTGGGGGAATCGAAGAAGGGGAAAGTGCTGCTCTCAGTAGAGGATCTCGCCAGCGTGTGGCGACGAATTGCTCAGCAGTTAAAAGGACACTACTCGATTGCCGCCTATGGAATCATGAACGAACCGCACAACCTCCAAGGGCTGGATTGGGCTACCGCTTCGAATCAGGTTGTCGCCGCAATCCGTGAGGTAGACCAGCAGCGTTGGATCTCGGTCTCTGGCATCGACTGGGCAACTTCTGAGCGGTTTGCGGAGGTCAACGGCGAAATTGCCTGGATCAACGATCCCGCTCAGCGAACTATGTACGAAGCCCATGCCTACTTCGATTCCGATGCCAGTGGCAAGTATGCTGAATCTTTCGCGGAAGAAGCGAAACGTGATCCGCACATCGCCCAGCGTCCGTCAAAGACGCTCGAGCCTTTCTTGAATTGGTGCCAGCGCAACCACGTTTACGGCTTCGTTGGTGAAATTGGCGTGCCGAACGAGCCCCAATGGCTGGAACTGTTGGCCGAGGCCTGTCGTTTGATCCATGAAGCGAATGCCTCTGTCAGCTATTGGGCCGCAGGTGAATGGTGGGGCGACTATCCCTTGTCGGTACAGCCAAAAAACTTCGACGCCCCCCTCCCGGCTCAGATGAAAACGGTCGTCTCCAACATGGGATAA